The following proteins are co-located in the Neomonachus schauinslandi chromosome 8, ASM220157v2, whole genome shotgun sequence genome:
- the PHF3 gene encoding PHD finger protein 3 isoform X1 produces MDIVDTFNHLIPTEHLDDALFLGSNLENEVCEDFSTSQNVLEDSLKNMLSDKDPMLGSASNQFCLPVLDSNDPNFQMPCSTVVGLDDIMDEGVVKESGNDTIDEEELILPNRNLRDKVEENSVRSPRKSPRLMAQEQVRSLRQSTIAKRSNAAPLNSTKKASGKTVSAPKAGVKHPERCPIKEVSVSPKPEYHKESRRSSRHIGQIEVVPEVSMSSSHSSVSSCLEMKDEAELDSKQKCNNQGEANVPSHELNCSLLSETCVSIEEKKNEALMECKVKTVSSPQFKFSDKEEQNDSIADKTDGTVVEEVREKGKVEQESNETVKLSHEDDQITEEPASSASLSDAAACANPNKTEENLVGLSCSVNEVNKCNLQLKNTMEVADKAKNSLQRNEIEPLGYCKDTESNDKQLESTEFNNSNLEMIDTNAFEPESSILENAICDAPDQNSEQVNIVESLKMESHEIANLQDDRNSQSSSVSCLESKTVKSKQIKPIIHSKQNMTTDTLKKIVAAKHELMHNKTKVNVRSVKRNVDEPESQQNFHRPVKVRKKQVEKDSKIQSCNSGVKSVKNQAHSILKKTSQDQNLVQVPKPSAHSLSDKPHGHPGCSKEPHHPAQTGHLLHSSQKQCHKPQQLAAAMKTNSHVKEELEHIGGVELFKEEDKLKLKKPEKNLQPRQRRSSRSFSLDEPPLFIPDNIATIKREGSDHSSSFESKYMWTPSKQCGFCKKPHGNRFMVGCGRCDDWFHGDCVGLSLCQAQQMGEEDKEYVCVKCCAEEDKKTEIVDSDILENQAKVEVHSEDRTMEYEKLGLSKHTATNDKTKYIEDTVKHKVKILKRESGEGKNSSDCRDSEIKKWQLAPLRKMGQPVLPRRSSEEKSEKMPKETTTVICTGEKGSKPGAHEKQELKKKKIEKGMPNMHPPATSTSKPSADQIRQSVRHSLKDILMKRLTDSNLKVPEEKAAKVATKIEKELFSFFRDTDAKYKNKYRSLMFNLKDPKNNILFKKVLKGEVTPDHLIRMSPEELASKELAAWRRRENRHTIEMIEKEQREVERRPITKITHKGEIEIESDAPMKEQEAAMEIQEPTANKSLEKTEGTEKLKEEIDSMSKDTTSQHRQHLFDLNCKICIGRMAPPVDDLSPKKVKVVVGVSRKHSDNEAESIADALSSTSNILASEFFEEEKQESPKSTFSPAPRPEMPGTVEVESTFLARLNFIWKGFINMPSVAKFVTKAYPVSGSPEYLTEDLPDSIQVGGRISPQTVWDYVEKIKASGTKEICVVRFTPVTEEDQISYTLLFAYFSSRKRYGVAANNMKQVKDMYLIPLGAADKIPHPLVPFDGPGLELHRPNLLLGLIIRQKLKRQHSASASHTAETSESVPTALPPDKKSKIDVSAEETPEEENDFFNSFTTVLHKQRNKPQQTLQEDLPTVIEPLVEVTKQEPPKPLRFLPGVLIGWENQPSTLELANKPLPVDDILQSLLGSTGQVYEQAQSVIEQNTLKEIPFINEQADPKAEKIDKVEAPDGEAKEVKVKVDDLSESTVNSVVVEETSVMGSSSISPGPLASLSLRGKPPDVSTEAFLTNLSIQSKQEETVENKERTLKRQLLQDQENNLQDNRTSNTSSPCRSNVGKGNIDSNVSCSENLVANTTRSPQFINLKRDPRQAAGRSQQITASESKDGDNCRNGEKHILPGLSHKEHLTEQINVEEKLSSVEKNSCVQQGENSGVAQNSPSVENIHTSQTEQAKPLQEDILMQNIETVHPFRRGSTAASSHFEVGNTCQSEFPSKSINFTSRSTSPRTSANFSPMRPQQPNLQHLKSSPPGFPFPGPPNFPPQSMFGFPPHLPPPLLPPPGFGFAQNPMVPWPPVVHLTGQPQRMMGPLSQTSRYIGPQNFYQVKDIRRPERRHSDPWGRPDQQQLDRPFNRGKGDRQRFYSDSHHLKRERHEKEWEQESERHRRRDRTQDKDRDRKSREEGHKDKERARLSHGDRGADGKASRDSRNVDKKPDKPKSEDHEKDKEREKSKHREGEKDRDRYHKDRDHTDRAKSKR; encoded by the exons AACAAGTAAGAAGTTTGCGACAAAGCACTATTGCCAAGCGTTCAAATGCAGCACCTTTAAATAGCACAAAAAAGGCGTCTGGGAAGACTGTGTCTGCCCCTAAAGCAGGGGTGAAACATCCAGAAAGGTGTCCGATTAAAGAAGTTTCTGTGTCACCGAAACCTGAGTACCATAAagagagcagaaggagcagcCGACATATTGGACAAATTGAAGTGGTACCAGAAGTATCAATGTCTTCAAGTCATTCTTCAGTGTCATCTTGTCTTGAAATGAAGGATGAAGCTGAATTAGATTCTAAGCAGAAGTGTAATAATCAGGGAGAAGCAAATGTGCCATCTCATGAATTAAATTGTTCACTCCTTTCAGAGACTTGTGTTAgtattgaagaaaagaaaaatgaagctctGATGGAATGTAAAGTCAAGACTGTTAGTAGCCCACAGTTTAAGTTTTCAGATAAAGAAGAACAGAATGACTCTATTGCAGATAAAACGGATGGCACTGTTGTTGAAGAAGTGAGGGAAAAGGGGAAAGTTGAACAAGAATCAAATGAGACAGTAAAATTATCCCATGAAGATGACCAAATTACTGAGGAACCTGcatcttctgcttctctctctgatgcTGCTGCTTGTGCAAATCCAAATAAGACCGAAGAGAACCTTGTAGGTTTGTCTTGTTCTGTGAATGAAGTGAACAAATGTAATTTGCAATTGAAGAATACCATGGAAGTTGCTGATAAAGCTAAGAACTcccttcaaagaaatgaaatagaaccGTTGGGTTATTGTAAAGACACAGAGTCTAATGATAAGCAGTTGGAGAGCACAGAATTTAATAACTCAAACTTAGAGATGATTGATACTAATGCTTTTGAACCAGAAAGTAGTATTTTAGAAAATGCTATTTGTGATGCACCTGACCAAAATTCAGAACAGGTGAATATTGTTGAAAGTCTTAAAATGGAGTCTCATGAAATAGCAAACCTTCAGGATGATAGAAACAGCCAGTCAAGTAGTGTTTCTTGCTTAGAGTCAAAAACCGTAAAatccaaacaaataaaacctataaTTCATTCTAAGCAAAACATGACCACAGATACTCTGAAAAAAATTGTCGCAGCAAAGCATGAATTAATGCATAACAAAACTAAAGTTAATGTCAGAAGTGTGAAACGAAATGTTGATGAACCAGAATCTCAGCAAAATTTCCATAGGCCGGtcaaagtgagaaaaaaacaagttgaGAAGGATTCAAAAATTCAGAGTTGCAATTCTGGTGTTAAATCTGTGAAAAATCAAGCTCATTCTATATTGAAAAAAACATCACAGGATCAAAATTTAGTACAGGTTCCCAAACCCTCAGCTCATTCTTTGAGTGATAAGCCTCATGGTCACCCTGGTTGCTCTAAAGAACCCCATCATCCTGCACAAACTGGACATTTATTACATTCCAGCCAGAAACAATGCCATAAGCCCCAGCAGCTGGCTGCAGCAATGAAAACCAATAGTCATGTGAAGGAAGAGCTTGAACATATAGGTGGTGTAGAGCTTTTTAAGGAGGAAGATAAACTGAAGCTAAAAAAACCTGAGAAGAACCTACAACCCCGCcagagaagaagcagcagaagtTTTTCTTTGGATGAGCCACCATTGTTCATTCCAGACAACATAGCTACTATAAAAAGAGAAGGCTCAGATCATAGCTCTTCATTTGAAAGCAAATACATGTGGACTCCCAGCAAGCAGTGTGGGTTTTGCAAAAAACCACATGgcaacag GTTTATGGTTGGCTGTGGGAGATGTGATGACTGGTTTCATGGTGATTGTGTTGGTTTAAGTCTTTGTCAAGCACAACAAATGggagaagaagacaaagaatacGTGTGTGTGAAATGTTGTgctgaagaagataaaaagactgaaatagtAGATTCAGATATTTTGGAAAACCAGGCTAAAGTTGAAGTCCATAGTGAAGATAGAACAATGGAATATGAAAAGCTTGGGTTATCAAAGCACACAGCAACAAATGATAAAACCAAATATATAGAAGATACAGTGAAGCACAAGGTCAAAATTTTAAAACGG GAATCTGGTGAAGGCAAAAACTCATCAGACTGTAGagacagtgaaataaaaaaatggcaGCTAGCTCCTCTTCGAAAGATGGGACAACCAGTTTTACCTCGGAGATCctcagaagaaaaaagtgaaaaaatgccAAAAGAGACTACAACTGTTATTTGCACAGGAGAAAAAGGTTCCAAACCAG GGGCTCATGAGAAGCAAGagctaaaaaagaagaaaattgaaaagggAATGCCTAATATGCATCCTCCTGCTACGTCTACTTCCAAGCCTTCTGCAGATCAGATCAGACAAAGTGTCAGACATTCTCTTAAAGACATTCTTATGAAAAG aCTTACAGACTCAAATTTGAAGGTACCAGAGGAAAAAGCAGCAAAAGTTGCcacaaaaattgaaaaagagcttttctctttttttcggGACACAGATGCTAAATATAAGAACAAATACAGAAGTCTGATGTTCAATCTGAAAGATCCTAAAAACAAT atattatttaaaaaagtacTGAAAGGAGAAGTAACCCCTGATCATCTTATAAGAATGAGTCCAGAAGAACTGGCTTCTAAAGAGTTAGCTGCATGGAGACGGAGAGAAAACAGACAT aCCATAGAAATGAttgagaaagagcagagagaagtGGAAAGACGACCAATCACAAAAATAACTCATAAAGGTGAAATTGAAATTGAGAGTGATGCCCCaatgaaagaacaggaagcaGCCATGGAGATacag gaacctaCAGCTAACAAGTCAttggaaaagacagaaggaactgaaaaactaaaagaagagaTTGATTCTATGTCCAAAGATACCACTAGTCAACACAGACAACATCTTTTTGATCTTAACTGTAAAATTTGCATAG GTCGAATGGCACCACCTGTAGATGATCTTTCtccaaaaaaagttaaagttgTTGTTGGAGTATCTCGTAAACATTCAGATAATGAAGCAGAAAGTATAGCAGATGCATTGTCTTCAACCTCAAATATTCTGGCTTCTGAATTCTTTGAAGAGGAGAAACAAGAGTCTCCGAAGTCAACATTCTCTCCTGCTCCACG TCCAGAGATGCCTGGAACTGTTGAAGTTGAGTCTACCTTCCTGGCTCGATTGAACTTCATCTGGAAAGGTTTTATCAACATGCCTTCTGTGGCAAAATTTGTTACCAAAGCCTACCCAGTGTCTGGTTCCCCCGAGTATTTAACAGAG GATCTACCAGATAGTATTCAAGTAGGTGGCAGGATATCGCCTCAGACAGTTTGGGATTATgttgaaaaaattaaagcatcAGGAACCAAG GAAATTTGTGTGGTTCGCTTCACACCCGTAACTGAAGAAGATCAAATTTCTTATACTTTGCTGTTTGCATACTTCAGTAGCAGAAAGCGCTACGGAGTAGCTGCTAACAACATGAAGCAGGTTAAAGATATGTACCTTATTCCTTTGGGTGCTGCAGATAAAATTCCACACCCTCTTGTGCCTTTTGATGGACCTG GGCTTGAACTGCATAGACCTAATCTGTTGTTGGGCTTAATTATCCGTCAGAAACTGAAACGGCAACATAGTGCTAGTGCTAGTCACACAGCTGAGACATCTGAAAGTGTACCAACGGCTTTGCCACCtgataaaaaaagtaaaatagacgTTTCCGCAGAAGAAAcaccagaggaagaaaatgacttttttaattcttttacaaCTGTATTACATAAGCAGAGAAATAAGCCTCAGCAAACTCTTCAGGAAGACCTTCCAACAGTAATTGAACCTTTAGTGGAAGTCACCAAACAGGAGCCACCAAAACCTTTAAGATTCCTTCCTGGGGTATTGATTGGCTGGGAAAATCAGCCTTCTACTCTGGAATTAGCAAATAAACCTCTTCCCGTGGACGATATACTTCAGAGCCTTTTGGGCTCGACTGGTCAGGTATATGAACAGGCTCAATCAGTGATAGAACAGAACACTCTCaaagaaattccatttataaatgagCAAGCCGACCCCAAAGCAGAGAAAATAGATAAAGTGGAAGCACCTGATGGTGAGGCCAAGGAGGTAAAGGTTAAAGTAGATGATCTCTCAGAATCTACAGTTAATTCAGTAGTAGTAGAAGAAACATCAGTAATGGggtcttcttccatttctcctgGACCTTTGGCAAGTCTTAGCCTGAGAGGTAAGCCACCAGATGTTTCTACAGAAGCATTCTTAACAAATTTATCAATTCAGTCAAAACAGGAGGAAACTGTGGAGAATAAAGAGAGAACATTAAAAAGACAGCTGCTGCAAGATCAAGAGAATAATTTGCAAGATAATCGGACTTCAAATACTAGTTCTCCATGCAGGTCTAATGTAGGAAAAGGAAACATAGACAGTAATGTCAGTTGCAGTGAAAACCTTGTTGCTAATACAACAAGGTCGCCACAGTTTATCAACCTGAAACGGGATCCTAGACAAGCAGCAGGACGAAGTCAGCAGATAACTGCTTCAGAAAGCAAAGATGGAGATAATTGCCGGAATGGAGAGAAACACATCCTGCCTGGTCTGTCACACAAGGAGCACTTAACAGAACAAATCAATGTAGAGGAAAAGTTGTCTTCTGTAGAGAAAAACTCATGTGTTCAGCAGGGTGAAAATTCAGGGGTTGCACAAAACTCACCATCGGTAGAAAACATACACACTTCTCAAACAGAACAAGCAAAACCCTTACAGGAGgatattttaatgcaaaatatCGAAACTGTGCACCCGTTTCGAAGAGGATCGACAGCAGCATCATCTCATTTTGAAGTTGGAAACACATGTCAATCAGAATTTCCTTCTAAAAGCATCAACTTTACTTCCAGAAGCACCAGCCCCAGAACAAGTGCAAACTTTTCACCCATGAGGCCACAGCAGCCCAACCTTCAGCATCTCAAGTCTAGCCCCCCTGGATTTCCATTTCCAGGGCCTCCTAATTTTCCCCCACAAAGCATGTTTGGATTTCCACCACATTTACCACCCCCTTTACTTCCCCCTCCAGGCTTTGGCTTTGCTCAAAATCCCATGGTTCCCTGGCCACCTGTTGTTCATCTGACAGGCCAGCCACAACGTATGATGGGTCCCCTTTCACAAACATCAAGGTATATAGGCCCACAAAATTTTTACCAGGTTAAAGACATTCGAAGACCAGAAAGGCGCCATAGTGACCCTTGGGGTAGGCCAGATCAACAGCAACTGGATAGGCCATTTAATAGAGGTAAAGGAGATCGACAGAGATTTTATAGTGATTCACACCATTTGAAAAGAGAGCGACATGAAAAGGAATGGGAGCAAGAATCTGAAAGGCATAGACGCAGAGACAGAACCCAAGACaaggacagagacagaaaaagcagggaggaagggcacaaagataaagagagggCACGGTTATCACATGGTGATCGAGGAGCAGATGGAAAAGCAAGCCGGGATAGTAGGAATGTAGACAAGAAACCAGATAAACCTAAAAGTGAAGACCATGAAAAGGACAAAGAACGAGAGAAAAGTAAAcatagagaaggagaaaaggacagAGATAGGTACCACAAAGATAGGGACCACACTGACAGAGCTAAAAGCAAAAGGTAA